Genomic DNA from Nocardioides aquaticus:
GCGGCCTGGTTGTAGCGGTCGGTGTCACCGCTGGTGCCACCGAGGGAGGCGATCGAGTTGTAGGCCAGCGGGGTGCCGGTCTGGTTCCCGCGCGGGACGTCGTTCGAGTAGAGGTACGGGTACATGTTCCACAGCGGCTCCTGCGCCACCACGGCCTCGAGCCCCCGCGGGTCGAGGTCGGCGCCCCAGAGGCCGGTGACGGCGTCGTACGACTTGCCGTACATGCCGACCTTGCCGGTCGACCAGGGTCGCGAGGCCGACCAGCGCACGGCCTTGCGCACGTCGGCCTGCTCGCCGGCGCCCATCCAGTCCAGGCAGCCGGTGCTGGCGCCGAAGCCGCGGTTGTCGACGAGCACGACGGTGTAGCCGCGCTCCATCAACGAGGCGCCGTCGATCAGGTCGTCGAAGCGCGAGCTCGGCTGGACCTCGTCGGTCTCCTGGCCGGTCTGGCCGGCGTGGTTGAAGTAGGGACCGACCGACAGGATCACCGGGGTCTTCTCCGTGGGCGCCAGGCCCTCGGGCCGCAGCACGTCGGCGTGCAGCGTGACCGTGGTCGGCGACCCGGCCTGGGCGGCCCGGAAGTAGTGCTCGGTCCACGACGCCCCGACGGGCACGCCGGGGTTCTCGTCGTTCGTGACGCCGTCGGCGATCGAGCCGGCGGCGGGTGCAGCAGGTGCAGCAGCCGCGGGTGCGGCGGGTGCGGCGGAGGTCGGTGACGTCAGCGCGGACGCGCCGAGCGCGGCCGCGACCACCGAGGTCCGGATGAGGGCTCGCTTCATCAGTGTGGTGCCTTTCCCGAGAGCGCCGGCCCGTCGCGGGCCGGACGGGGCCAACGTACGTCGGGTCGGCGCCCCTGGGAACGGGTCGTGTGCCTGGGAACGGTCCAACAACCGTTCCCGGGCACACGACCCACCTGGCTCTCAGCCGGCCCTCACGCGTGGAGCTGGGCCGGTGCTCGCGCGGGTCGGCTCAGAAGCGGCCGTACGAGCGCGCGACGTCCCAGATCGGGGCGTACTGCACGGCGCCGCCGGTGCCCGGCGCCTCCCAGACCATGCCGTCGCCGGCGTAGATCGCGACGTGCGAGACCGAGCCGCCCGGGGAGTAGAACACCAGGTCGCCGGGCTGCAGGTTGCCGGCCGAGACCGGGGTGGCCGCGGCGGCCTGGGCCGACGAGGTGCGCGGGATGGTCTTGCCGACCTGCGCGAAGACGTAGCTGGTGAAGCCCGAGCAGTCGAAGCCGGACGGGGTGGCGCCGCCGTAGACGTACGGCACGCCGGCGTACTGGCTGGCCGCCTCGACGACGCCGGACGCGGCGCTGCTGGGCGCGGCGGACGGGGCCGGGGCCGAGGAGCCGCCCGACGACGAGCCGCCACCGGTCTGCAGGGTCTGGCCCGGGTAGATCATGGTCGGGCTGGACACGACGTCGCGGTTGGCGGCGTACAGGTTCTGCCACGACGTGCCCATGCTCTGCGCGATCGAGGACAGGGTGTCACCGGACTTGACGGTGTAGTCGGCGGCGCTGGCCGGGCTGGTGAGCGCGGGCCCGGCGGCCAGGCCGGCGGCCAGGGCGACGGTGGCCGCCGCGCGGCGGCCGTGGTGCGTGACCTCGGCGCGGTGCTTGCCGGGGCGCTGGGTGCTGCTGGTGCGAACGAGAGACATGTGTTCCTCCGGACGCCTACGAAGTGAGCTGACGGGTTCGGGCCTGGAGGTGCCCGGCCGCCGGTGGGCCCTGGTGGGGCCCGGTGGCGGCTTCACCCCGGTGGCACCGCGTCGCGGCGCCACGATGGTTCCTCCGCACCCGCCGTCGTGTCATTGCTGGCACTCCGACGCGGCGGGTCTCGGCGACGGCGGAGTGCGGCCCACCTGCTGGTGGGCCGCGGGAGAACGTAGGAGACGGCGGGGCTGGATCAAAACGGGCGCGCGGCCCGGATCCAGGGCATGTCTGCCCGTCGTCGGGGCGGATCGGGCGCAGGGAGTGCCTTGTGCACCTGTGCGGTCCAGACCTGTGTGTTAGATCACGTCGGTCGCGCCACCCGTGCCCCCGAGAGGCGATCGGACTGTCCGCCCTGCCGCTGATCGAACACATGTTCTACCGTGGGTCCATGCCCGTCCTTCCCCGCGCCCAGCACGTCTGGGTGTCGCTCACGGGCGTGTGGGCCGACGACCGGGTGCCGGGGCTGCTGCTGTCGTGGCGGTCGACACCGCAGGGCTGGGAGGGCTGGGTGATCTCCGCCCAGGCGGGCGTCGGGGCGCGGGGGACGGGCCGTACGTGCGGCAGAGCTGGCTGCCGGCCACCGCGATCCGGCCTCTCGGACCCCTCCCCCAGGCGCCGCCGCACCGACCTCCGGGGCCGCGCGGAGCACCGTAGCGGACTGTTGGCGAACGTTTATTCTACTGTTGCTCTGTCGTGGGTGGATAACCCCGTTTCAGCAGCACTGATGTCGGCGGCGAGTGCTTGAGTAGACCCCATGACCACCACCACCGACAGCGACCTAGGTTGGGACACCGACCTGGGGTGTGAGGGACCGTGGGTGCCGGCTCCGGCGCCGGTACGTCCCGGGGTCCGTGTCACCGGTGCCCTGCTCGACGCCCGGGGTGCGGTGTCTGCGGCAGCCGGGGTCTCGACCACGGCGTTGTCGAACACAGACCTGACCACCGCCGCCCACGAGATCACCGCCCTGGAGTCGCAGGTCGCGGCCTACAAGCTCGCCGTCCTCGCCGAGGCGCGCGACCGCGGCCAGCAAGGCCCCGTGGGCGATGAGGCAGACCCCGACCCCGCGGCGTGGTTGGCGAAGCTGACCGGCGACCCCACCGAGGTCCTGCGCGGCGGACTCTGGATCGCCCGCCTGCTCCAGACCAAGTACCACCACACCCGCCGTGCGCTGGAGGCCGGAACCCTGCGTCTCTCGCAGGCCAAGGTCCTCGTCCGTGCCGCAGAGCGCGCCCCCAGGGCCCTGACGGCCGAGCAGATCACCGCAGCCGAGGAGTCCCTCGTCCTCACCGCGACCGGCGAGTCGTCCCCCACGAACACCAAGGGCCGACCCATGACCGCGGCACGGCTGCGTGACGAGGCTCGGCGGGTCTTCGCGAACATGCTCCCGGCGAAGGAGGAAGCGGACGCCGCGGAAGGCGACGATCTGGCTGCTGAGGAGGACGACGCGGCCCGGGAGTGCTACCTCTCGCTGAACGACCGGGGTGATGGGACCTTCCGTGGGACGTTCGTGATCCCCACCCTGCACGGCAGGATCCTGCAAGCAGCCCTCGAGCGCCTCACCGCCCCCCGCCGCCACACCAAGGACTCGACCGGGGCCCCGATCACCGATGAGTCCGCCCAGCACGGCACCTCCTACGGCGAAAAGATCGGGGCCGGGTTCTGCGAGCTCATCGAACACCTTTCCACCACCGGTTTCGACCACGGCAACACCATCGGCCTGCTGATCACCGCCACCCTCGACAAGATCGCCGCCGGGACCGGGACCGGGACCCTGGCCACCGGCGAGACCATCTCCATCCGCTCGATCCGGCGCCTGGCCTGCAACGCAGGCCACCTCCCGGTGGTCCTCGGTGGCGAGTCGATGCCCGTCGACGTCGGCAGGTCGCGGCGCAGGTTCACCCGCCACCAGTCCCACGCCCTCGCGGTCCTGCACGACACCTGCGGGGTCGCGGGTTGCGAGAGACCCTTCGCGTGGTGCGAGCTGCACCACCTCACCGAATGGTCCCGCGGCGGGCCCACCGACCTGGCCAACGCCCTCCCGCTGTGCGGACACCACCACCGCAGAGCACACGACCCCGCCTACGAGATGCGCCGGCACCGAGGACGCGAGTACGTCCTGAAGAAGATCAGACGGTGAGGAGCCGCGAGCGACGAACGGACGGATGACGGCCGGGCGGAACGGTGCATGGGGTCACGTTCCGCGCCGGCCGCCCTTCGGAGGGACAAGAGCTCCCGGTCCGTCCGGTCCAGCGCGACCAGGATGCCGCGCCGGGCGCACTGGCGACCAGGACCGAACGGCCTGTCCACTCGTCCTAGGACCTACGGCACTCAAGGGTGAGCCATCGAGGGGCGGGGACCGGGCTACAGTCCTGCTCGTCGAGTGACTCGCCACGCCCGGGTGGTATGTCCACCTGATTCGGGGTGATCGACGATCCGCGATCTGGTCCGGGTAAGTGACCAGATCGCGGGCCATAGAACGCTGCGCTTGCCGTCGTCCCCTCGGGACGACCCGCAGCAGTCCCCCGAACGTACGCCTGTTGCGGCTGCTTCGCGACTTCTCCCGAGCCGGCAACCAAAGACGCCGCGGCCGCGTCTGACAGGACGAGGCCCGCACCAGGGCCCGTACCCGTCTCGGAGGACCGCGTGACCCGACCGCAGCACCGCACCACCCGTACCACCCGTACCGGACGTACGGGCCGCCCCACTGCACGCCCCGCCGGGTCCGCGACCGTCCGGGAGCGCGGGGCGTCCGACGCGCAGCAGGCCGTGGCCGTGCTGGTGATCGTCGCGCTGGGAGCCGTGGCGGCCGCGGTGCTCCAGCACCTCTGAGTCGCACCGGCCCCGGCGCCGGCGCGGTCCCGGCGCGGTCCCGGCGCGGTCAGCCCTCGACGAGCTTGAGCCCGGCGATGCAGCCGATCAGCCCGACCAGCAGCAGCGCCTTGAGCACCGACACCGACTCCGCGCCGGTCACCATCGCGAAGGTCACCGTCGTCACCGCACCGATCCCGACCCACACCGCGTAGGCCGTGCCGACGGGCAGCTCCCGCAGCGACCACCCCAGGCCGGCCATGCTCATCACGAGCGCGACCCCGAAGACGACCGTCGGAGCGAGCCGGCTGAACCCGTCCGACCGGTCCAGCGCGGTGGCCCACACGGCCTCCAGCAACCCCGACACCACGAGCACGATCCACGCCATGACACACCTCTCCCAGGTCGCCGTCTTGTCGCGTTCCGGGTACGGCGCCGCTCGTCCGGGAGCCGGGAGGGCTCGCGCCCATCCTCTCAAGTCCGGGACCGGACGTCACCTTCGCGACGATGCCCAGCCCGAAGGGACTTCCGGCCCTGTGCGGACCCCTGCCCCGCCACGGCACAGTCGGAGGCAGGTCAAGGGTGGGCGCCACACCAATGACCGGTTCGGTGTGGTGGCGGGGGCGACCCCGCCGCCGCGCCGCCGAACGTCCTCGGATGCCGATCGCACCGATGTCGAGACCGCCCGGACGGTTCCGTCCCAGGGGTGAGCGCGACCACGATGGGTCGCACACCCCGAGGAGGACCACCATGGCCAAGTACCTGCTGCTCAAGCACTACCGCGGCGCCCCCACCGCCCCCAACGACGTCCCGATGGACCGGTGGACGCCCGACGAGGTCTCGGCGCACCTCGGCTTCATGGACGACCTGGCCGACCGGCTGCAGGCGTCCGGTGAGCTGGTGGACGCCCAGGCGCTCGCGCCCGAGGGCACGTGGGTCCGCTACGACGGGCCCGGCCGCCCGGCGGTCACCGACGGGCCGTTCGCGGAGACCAAGGACCTCGTCGCCGGATGGATGGCCATCGACGTCGACACCCACGAGCGCGCGCTCGAGGTGGCCGCCGAGCTGTCGTCGGCCCCCGGCGCCGGGGGCGAGCCGATCCACGAGTGGCTCGAGCTGCGCCCGTTCCTCACCGCGCCCCCGACCATCACCGAGTGACCGCCGGTGGGCACCGACGACCACCGGGTGATCGCCGACGAGGCGCTGCTACGCAGCCTCGTGCCCCGCGTCACCGGGATCCTGGTGCGCCGCGGGGCCGACGTCGCGGCGGCCGAGGACGCCGTCCAGGACGCACTGGTGGAGGCCACGCGCACCTGGCCGACCGACCCTCCGCAGGACCCCATGGGCTGGCTGGTGACGGTGGCGTGGCGCCGGTTCCTCGACGCGACGCGGTCGGAGACCTCGTGGCGCCGCCGGGAGGAGCGGGTCGCCGACGAGCCGGCACCGGTCCCGCCGGCCGGGGCGGACGACACGCTGCAGCTCTACTTCTTCTGCGCGCACCCCTCCCTGACGCCGTCGTCCGCCGTCGCCCTCACGCTGCGGGCCGTCGGCGGGCTGACCACGCGCCAGGTCGCCGAGGCCTACCTGGTGCCGGAGGCGACGATGGCCCAGCGGATCAGCCGGCCCAAGCGCACCATCGCCGGCGCCCGCCTCGACCAGCCGGGCGACGTCGCCCGCGTGCTGCGGGTGCTCTACCTCGTGTTCAACGAGGGTCACTCCGGTGACGTCGACCTGGCCGCCGAGGCGATCCGGCTGACGCGTCAGCTCCTGGCCGCGGTCGACCCCGCCCACGACGCCCACCCGGAGGTCGCCGGCCTGCTGGCGCTGATGCTGCTGCACCACGCGCGGCGCGGCGCGCGTACGACCGCCGACGGCGCCCTGGTCCCGCTCGCCGAGCAGGACCGGGGCCGCTGGGACACCACGCTGGTCGCGGAGGGCGTCGCGGTGCTGCAGGAGGCGCTGGCCCGCGACCGGTTCGGCCCGATGCAGGCCCAGGCCGCGATCGCCGCGCTGCACGCCGACGCCCCGAGCGTCGAGGAGACCGACTGGGTGCAGGTCGTCGAGTGGTACGACGAGCTGCTCCGCCTCGGCGACACCCCGGTCGTCCGGCTGAACCGCGCGGTGGCCGTCGGGGAGGCCGACGGGCCGCGGGCCGGGCTGGCGGCGCTCGCCGACGTCGACGCCTCGGTGCCCCGGCACGCCGCGGTCGAGGCGCACCTGCGCGAGCGGGACGGCGACCTCGGAGCCGCGGCCCGGCTCTACGCCGAGGCCGCGCGTGCCGCGTCGAGCACCGCCGAGCGGGACCACCTCGTGCGGCAGGCGGCGCGGCTGAACGCGCGGTGACGAGTCTCGAGACGCTCGCTGCGCTCGCTCCTCGACCACCGGGCGTCAGCCGGCGACCAGGCCCCGGTAGATCCCCACCGTCGTCTCGGCGATCGCGCCCCAGCTGAAGGACTGCTCGGCACGCACCCGCCCGGCCCGGCCGTACGCCGCCGCGACCTCGGGGTCCGAGACCGCGCCGACCAGCGCCGCGGCGAGGTCGGCGACGTAGCGCTCGGGGTCCAGCGGGGTGCCGGTGCCGTCGTCGGCCTGCTCGATCGGCACCAGCCACCCGGTCTCCCCCGGCACGACGACCTCGGGGATGCCGCCGGTCGCGGTGGCCACCACCGCGGTCTCGCAGGCCATCGCCTCGAGGTTGACGATGCCCAGCGGCTCGTAGATCGAGGGGCAGGCGAAGACGGTCGCGGCGGTCAGCAGCGCCACCACGTCCGGGCGCGGCAGCATCTGGTCGATCCACACCACGCCGTCGCGCTCGGCGGCCAGCCCGGCGACCAGCGACTCGACCTCGGTCATGATCTCGGGGGTGTCCGGGGCGCCGGCGCAGAGCACCAGCTGCACCTCGGGCGGCAGCGCGGCGGCCGCGCGCAGGAACAGCGGGAGCCCCTTCTGCCGGGTGATCCGGCCGACGAAGATCACCGACGGGCGGTCCGGGTCGACGCCGAGCTCGCGCACCCGGTCGGGGTCGACCACCGGGGACCAGGACGTGGTGTCGATGCCGTTGTGGACCACGTGCACCTTGCCGGGGTCGACGTCGGGGTAGCTGCGCAGCACGTCGTCGCGCATCGCCGCGCTGACCGCGACGACGCCGGCCGCGGCCTCGTACGCCGTCCGCTCGACCCAGCTGGAGACGGCGTACCCGCCCCCGAGCTGCTCGGCCTTCCACGGCCGCATCGGCTCCAGGCTGTGAGCGCTGACCACGTGCGGCACGCCGTGCAGCAGGGAGGCCAGGTGGCCGGCCATGTTGGCGTACCAGGTGTGGGTGTGGACCAGGTCGGTGCCCGCGCAGCCGGCGACCATCTCCAGGTCGACCCCGAGGGTGCGGATCGCGGCGTTCGCCGACGCCAGCCCGGGCGGGTCCGCGTACGCCGTCGTGCCGGCCTCCTGGCGCGGCGCGCCGAAGCAGTGCACCCGCGCGTCGACGTCGCCGCGGGAGCGCAGCGCCCTGACCAGCTCGTCGACGTGCACCCCCGCCCCTCCGTAGACCTCGGGCGGGTACTCGCGGGAGCAGACGTCGATGCGCATGGGCGCGAACCTACTGCCAAGATCGGGGACGGGCACCCCTCCCGCACCACGCGTCACGCGGTCTAGGTTCTCCCCATGACTTCAGCGTCGAAGCGCCGCAACGTGCTCGCCATCGTGCTCGCCGGGGGTGAGGGCAAGCGGCTGATGCCGCTGACCGCCGACCGCGCCAAGCCGGCCGTGCCCTTCGGCGGCATCTACCGCCTGATCGACTTCGCCCTGTCCAACGTCGTGAACTCGGGCTACCTCAAGGTCGTCGTCCTCACGCAGTACAAGAGCCACAGCCTCGACCGCCACGTCACCACCACCTGGCGGATGTCGACCCTCCTCGGCAACTACGTCACCCCCGTCCCGGCGCAGCAGCGCGTCGGCAAGCGGTGGTACCTCGGCAGCGCCGACGCGATCTACCAGTCCCTGAACCTGCTCAACGACGAGAAGCCCGACATCGTCGTCGTGGTCGGCGCCGACCACGTCTACCGGATGGACTTCGCCCAGATGGTCGACCAGCACGTCGAGTCCGGCGCGGCCTGCACGGTCGCGGCGATCCGGCAGCCGATCGAGCTGGCCGACCAGTTCGGCGTGATCGAGGTCGACCCCGAGGCACCGTCGCGGATCTCGGCCTTCCGCGAGAAGCCGAGCGACCCCCAGGGCCTGCCCGACGCCCCGCACGAGGTCCTCGCCTCGATGGGCAACTACGTCTTCGACGCCGAGGCGCTGCGCGAGGCCGTCACCCGCGACGCCGACTCCGACTCCTCCCACGACATGGGCGGCGACATCGTGCCGTGGTTCGTGGCCCGCAACGAGGCCGGCGTCTACGACTACCAGGACAACGACGTGCCCGGCTCGACCGACCGCGACCGCGGCTACTGGCGCGACGTCGGGACGATGGAGTCCTACTACGCCGCTCACATGGACCTCGTCGCGCCGCTGCCGGTCTTCAACCTCTACAACTCCGACTGGCCGATCTACACCAGCTACGGCCCGCAGCCGCCGGCCAAGCTCGTCGCCGGCGAGGGCGGCGCCCAGGTCACGGCCTACAACTCGATCCTCTCCCCCGGCACCCTGGTCACCGGCGGCTCGGTGAACAACGCCGTGCTGTCACCGGGCTGCTACGTCGACACCGGCGCCGAGGTCAGCGACTCCGTGCTGCTGCCCGGCGTCCGCGTCGGGGCGGGCGCGGTCGTGCGCAACGCGATCCTCGACAAGAACGTCTGGGTGCCGCCCGGCGCCCGGATCGGCGTCGACCACGAGGAGGACCTCGCGCGCGGGTTCGTGGTGCAGGACGGCCTGACCGTGCTCG
This window encodes:
- a CDS encoding C40 family peptidase; its protein translation is MSLVRTSSTQRPGKHRAEVTHHGRRAAATVALAAGLAAGPALTSPASAADYTVKSGDTLSSIAQSMGTSWQNLYAANRDVVSSPTMIYPGQTLQTGGGSSSGGSSAPAPSAAPSSAASGVVEAASQYAGVPYVYGGATPSGFDCSGFTSYVFAQVGKTIPRTSSAQAAAATPVSAGNLQPGDLVFYSPGGSVSHVAIYAGDGMVWEAPGTGGAVQYAPIWDVARSYGRF
- a CDS encoding HNH endonuclease signature motif containing protein — protein: MTTTTDSDLGWDTDLGCEGPWVPAPAPVRPGVRVTGALLDARGAVSAAAGVSTTALSNTDLTTAAHEITALESQVAAYKLAVLAEARDRGQQGPVGDEADPDPAAWLAKLTGDPTEVLRGGLWIARLLQTKYHHTRRALEAGTLRLSQAKVLVRAAERAPRALTAEQITAAEESLVLTATGESSPTNTKGRPMTAARLRDEARRVFANMLPAKEEADAAEGDDLAAEEDDAARECYLSLNDRGDGTFRGTFVIPTLHGRILQAALERLTAPRRHTKDSTGAPITDESAQHGTSYGEKIGAGFCELIEHLSTTGFDHGNTIGLLITATLDKIAAGTGTGTLATGETISIRSIRRLACNAGHLPVVLGGESMPVDVGRSRRRFTRHQSHALAVLHDTCGVAGCERPFAWCELHHLTEWSRGGPTDLANALPLCGHHHRRAHDPAYEMRRHRGREYVLKKIRR
- a CDS encoding DMT family transporter; its protein translation is MAWIVLVVSGLLEAVWATALDRSDGFSRLAPTVVFGVALVMSMAGLGWSLRELPVGTAYAVWVGIGAVTTVTFAMVTGAESVSVLKALLLVGLIGCIAGLKLVEG
- a CDS encoding YciI family protein translates to MAKYLLLKHYRGAPTAPNDVPMDRWTPDEVSAHLGFMDDLADRLQASGELVDAQALAPEGTWVRYDGPGRPAVTDGPFAETKDLVAGWMAIDVDTHERALEVAAELSSAPGAGGEPIHEWLELRPFLTAPPTITE
- a CDS encoding RNA polymerase sigma factor; protein product: MGTDDHRVIADEALLRSLVPRVTGILVRRGADVAAAEDAVQDALVEATRTWPTDPPQDPMGWLVTVAWRRFLDATRSETSWRRREERVADEPAPVPPAGADDTLQLYFFCAHPSLTPSSAVALTLRAVGGLTTRQVAEAYLVPEATMAQRISRPKRTIAGARLDQPGDVARVLRVLYLVFNEGHSGDVDLAAEAIRLTRQLLAAVDPAHDAHPEVAGLLALMLLHHARRGARTTADGALVPLAEQDRGRWDTTLVAEGVAVLQEALARDRFGPMQAQAAIAALHADAPSVEETDWVQVVEWYDELLRLGDTPVVRLNRAVAVGEADGPRAGLAALADVDASVPRHAAVEAHLRERDGDLGAAARLYAEAARAASSTAERDHLVRQAARLNAR
- the glgA gene encoding glycogen synthase, with product MRIDVCSREYPPEVYGGAGVHVDELVRALRSRGDVDARVHCFGAPRQEAGTTAYADPPGLASANAAIRTLGVDLEMVAGCAGTDLVHTHTWYANMAGHLASLLHGVPHVVSAHSLEPMRPWKAEQLGGGYAVSSWVERTAYEAAAGVVAVSAAMRDDVLRSYPDVDPGKVHVVHNGIDTTSWSPVVDPDRVRELGVDPDRPSVIFVGRITRQKGLPLFLRAAAALPPEVQLVLCAGAPDTPEIMTEVESLVAGLAAERDGVVWIDQMLPRPDVVALLTAATVFACPSIYEPLGIVNLEAMACETAVVATATGGIPEVVVPGETGWLVPIEQADDGTGTPLDPERYVADLAAALVGAVSDPEVAAAYGRAGRVRAEQSFSWGAIAETTVGIYRGLVAG
- the glgC gene encoding glucose-1-phosphate adenylyltransferase: MTSASKRRNVLAIVLAGGEGKRLMPLTADRAKPAVPFGGIYRLIDFALSNVVNSGYLKVVVLTQYKSHSLDRHVTTTWRMSTLLGNYVTPVPAQQRVGKRWYLGSADAIYQSLNLLNDEKPDIVVVVGADHVYRMDFAQMVDQHVESGAACTVAAIRQPIELADQFGVIEVDPEAPSRISAFREKPSDPQGLPDAPHEVLASMGNYVFDAEALREAVTRDADSDSSHDMGGDIVPWFVARNEAGVYDYQDNDVPGSTDRDRGYWRDVGTMESYYAAHMDLVAPLPVFNLYNSDWPIYTSYGPQPPAKLVAGEGGAQVTAYNSILSPGTLVTGGSVNNAVLSPGCYVDTGAEVSDSVLLPGVRVGAGAVVRNAILDKNVWVPPGARIGVDHEEDLARGFVVQDGLTVLAKDQVVPDRATTPTTEQEQA